From the Lolium rigidum isolate FL_2022 chromosome 2, APGP_CSIRO_Lrig_0.1, whole genome shotgun sequence genome, one window contains:
- the LOC124688050 gene encoding probable N6-adenosine-methyltransferase MT-A70-like — translation MGTKADAAPGGGDDLAAMREQCRSMEEAITFRRDAQLALVGSLQRLVPDLVPTLDRSLRLVAAFNARPFAPTPNPNAAAADPQNPSSNLKPHHRRAAPDPARSTRRKTSPGSSPASAPAPGGLDAVRTMVAVFLLELVPFAETDAAVLARRLQADTSSASDAERAALADLATELGGSVPAAVALALRRIAEDSGGVQIEEAMIGGKQMMMVWAIDRTKLLKELPESTTLLPPQPPPAPQPTSSETDTSTAIVPRPPPQQQQQQQDMWAHSMPPMFPRPRGMPMPGMQRMMPGLMRPFMAPSGVISMGAGAGPMPTQQNQRTEEEDLKDLEVLLSKKTYKEKQNTKTGEELLDLIHRPTAKETAVAAKFKTKGGSQLKEYCTNLTKEDCRRQSGSFVSCAKVHFRRIIAPHTDTNLGDCSFLDTCRHTKTCKYVHYELDQTPDIAPMMAGALAPPRQIKPHRAEYCSEIELGESQWINCDIRNFRMDILGQFGVIMADPPWDIHMELPYGTMADDEMRTLNVPALQTDGLIFLWVTGRAMELGRECLELWGYKRVEEIIWVKTNQLQRIIRTGRTGHWLNHSKEHCLVGIKGSPLVNRNIDTDVIVAEVRETSRKPDEMYAMLERISPRTRKLELFARMHNTQSGWLSLGNQVSGTRLVDEGLRARYKAAYPDFEVQPPSPPRASAPTDADQSTPSQKPAVSDGERPT, via the exons ATGGGGACCAAGGCCGACGCAgctcccggcggcggcgacgatctgGCGGCCATGCGCGAGCAGTGCCGGAGCATGGAGGAGGCCATCACCTTCCGCCGCGACGCGCAGCTCGCCCTCGTCGGCTCCCTCCAGCGCCTCGTCCCGGACCTGGTCCCCACCCTCGACCGCTCCCTCCGCCTCGTCGCCGCCTTCAACGCCCGCCCCTTCGCCCCCACCCCGAaccccaacgccgccgccgccgacccgcAGAACCCCAGCAGCAACCTCAAGCCGCAccaccgccgcgccgcccccgacccggcgcgctccacccgccgcaagacctccccgggctcctccccggcctccgcccccgcccccggCGGCCTCGACGCCGTGCGCACCATGGTCGCCGTCTTCCTCCTCGAGCTCGTCCCCTTCGCCGAGACCGACGCCGCCGTGCTCGCGCGCCGCCTGCAGGCGGACACCTCCTCCGCCAGCGACGCCGAGCGGGCGGCTCTCGCGGACCTGGCCACGGAGCTCGGCGGCTCCGTGCCCGCCGCCGTGGCCCTCGCCCTCCGCCGCATCGCTGAGGACAGCGGCGGCGTGCAGATCGAGGAGGCCATGATTGGAGGCAAGCAGATGATGATGGTCTGGGCCATCGACCGGAccaagctcctcaaagagctgcCGGAGTCCACCACATTGTTGCCGCCCCAACCTCCACCCGCTCCTCAGCCAACCTCGTCGGAGACCGATACTAGCACTGCAATCGTGCCAAGACCACcaccacagcagcagcagcagcagcaggataTGTGGGCACACTCGATGCCACCCATGTTCCCACGGCCCAGGGGTATGCCAATGCCGGGGATGCAGAGGATGATGCCAGGGTTGATGCGGCCCTTCATGGCACCAAGCGGAGTTATCTCAATGGGCGCAGGTGCTGGGCCTATGCCTACCCAGCAGAACCAgaggaccgaggaggaggacctcAAGGACCTTGAGGTGCTGCTCAGCAAGAAGACATATAAGGAGAAGCAGAACACCAAAACTGGGGAGGAGCTGCTGGATCTCATTCACCGCCCAACAGCAAAGGAGACCGCTGTCGCGGCAAAG TTCAAAACAAAGGGTGGTTCCCAGCTAAAGGAGTATTGCACCAATTTGACTAAAGAAGATTGCAGACGCCAATCTGGTTCCTTTGTGTCCTGTGCTAAG GTTCACTTTCGGCGTATTATTGCTCCACATACTGATACAAATCTAGGAGATTGCTCTTTTCTGGACACCTGCCGTCACACTAAG ACTTGCAAGTATGTCCACTACGAGCTTGATCAAACACCTGATATAGCTCCAATGATGGCTGGCGCCCTTGCTCCCCCTAGGCAAATAAAGCCCCATAGAGCTGAATATTGTTCAGAGATAGAGCTTGGAGAGTCGCAATGGATAAATTGTGACATTCGGAACTTCAGAATGGATATCTTAGGACAATTTGGTGTAATCATGGCTGACCCCCCGTGGGATATTCATATGGAACTGCCATATGGCACAATGGCAGACGATGAAATGAGGACTCTTAATGTTCCTGCTTTACAAACAGATGGTTTGATTTTCTTATGGGTCACTGGGCGTGCAATGGAACTTGGTCGGGAGTG TTTGGAGCTCTGGGGATACAAGCGTGTTGAGGAAATTATTTGGGTGAAGACCAATCAACTTCAACGCATTATCCGAACCGGCCGTACTGGCCATTGGTTGAATCACAGTAAAGAACATTGTCTTGTTGGAATAAAAGGGAGCCCCTTAGTGAACAGGAATATAGACACTGATGTTATTGTTGCTGAAGTGCGCGAAACAAGCAGAAAACCTGATGAG ATGTACGCCATGCTAGAAAGGATAAGCCCAAGAACAAGGAAGCTCGAACTTTTCGCAAGGATGCATAATACGCAATCTGG ATGGCTTTCTCTCGGTAACCAGGTAAGTGGAACGAGGCTTGTGGATGAAGGGCTGAGGGCAAGGTACAAGGCTGCTTATCCTGATTTCGAAGTGCAGCCGCCATCACCTCCCAGAGCAAGCGCACCTACGGATGCTGATCAAAGTACTCCATCACAGAAGCCGGCTGTATCGGATGGTGAGCGCCCAACCTGA